The Ketobacter sp. MCCC 1A13808 DNA window AAAACACGTGGATTAAAAAGTTATGTGCCAGCAGCATTTAACAAGGTGGTGCAGTGGAACCAGTTACGCTACGCAAAATTTATGGTATCGCTACGCTCTTTTTACCATAAATTTTGCTCCACTACACTGGTCCACTGACCACGGCGTTATGCGTAAAAAGGAAGTAAGTGCCAAATGAATAAAGGAAAATGTGTTTGCGGCGAAGTTTCGTACGAAGTAAATGAAAAAATCGAAACTCTCTATCAGTGCCATTGCACAATATGCCAGCAGCAAACTGGTTCATCATCTCAAACGGGTACGTTCGCAAGCGCACCAAACTTCAGGTGGCTTTCCGGTCAAGATAAAATCAAAACTTATAGCAAGCCATCAGGTTACAGCTGTTCTTTTTGTAGCTGCTGCGGTGCTACTGTTCCAAATATGTTCCGCACTGGCGATAAATATTGGGTTCCGGCAGGTGCTCTATTAGGTTTGGAGGGTGCTAAAATTAAAAATCATATTTTTGTCGCTGACAAAGCGGCGTGGGATCATATAGGTGATAATGGTGCGCAGCATTCGGGCTTCTATCCA harbors:
- a CDS encoding GFA family protein, whose amino-acid sequence is MNKGKCVCGEVSYEVNEKIETLYQCHCTICQQQTGSSSQTGTFASAPNFRWLSGQDKIKTYSKPSGYSCSFCSCCGATVPNMFRTGDKYWVPAGALLGLEGAKIKNHIFVADKAAWDHIGDNGAQHSGFYPVYA